The following coding sequences are from one uncultured Cohaesibacter sp. window:
- a CDS encoding N-6 DNA methylase, translated as MNANSIVQKLWRLCAVLRKDGITYQQYVTELTYLLFLKMMKERDRETGCIPKGYRWADLSKSDGLSQLELYRALLVALGSVNSRLGNDDKLLTKPSDSASEEELKTYAKGQEIPRMVQAIFDNASTFIREPQNLTTIITAIDDLDWYSEERDQFGDLYEGLLQKNAEETKRGAGQYFTPRVLIHVLVELMQPQPGEVIQDPASGTGGFLIAADRFMRARTDDYFDLGEKADWQKHHAFHGMENVPGTLRLLLMNLYLHDIDSEHVDLGDTLSDKGQRLGKADLILTNPPFGPAGGAPTRDDLTITASVSSYQLPFVEHCIRSLKPGGRAAIVVPDNVLFEDGRGKALRQMMMDWCDLHTILRLPTGIFYAQGVKTNVIFLTRGKSDSGNTDETWVYDLRAQMPKFGKTNQLTEAHFDEFIKAFGGDSLGHERGADQGEEGRWRCFTREEIAARGDNLDISWLREEEEEAEDGLTEPEDIAASILEHLQAAMIEIEALSAELGESEQDAEPEGTL; from the coding sequence ATGAATGCAAATTCCATCGTCCAGAAACTCTGGCGTCTCTGCGCTGTCCTTCGCAAGGATGGCATCACCTATCAGCAGTATGTGACCGAGCTCACCTATTTGCTGTTCCTCAAGATGATGAAAGAGCGTGACCGCGAAACTGGATGCATCCCCAAAGGCTATCGCTGGGCTGATCTCTCCAAGTCGGATGGTCTGTCTCAGCTTGAGCTTTATCGAGCTCTGCTGGTTGCACTAGGCAGTGTCAATTCACGCTTGGGCAATGATGATAAGCTGCTTACCAAGCCATCCGATTCAGCCTCGGAAGAAGAACTAAAAACCTACGCAAAGGGACAAGAAATCCCGCGCATGGTTCAGGCGATCTTTGACAATGCGTCGACCTTCATTCGTGAACCGCAAAATCTGACGACCATCATCACCGCGATTGATGATCTGGACTGGTATTCCGAGGAGCGCGACCAGTTCGGCGATCTTTATGAAGGCCTGTTGCAGAAGAATGCGGAAGAGACCAAGCGCGGCGCAGGCCAGTATTTCACGCCCCGTGTTCTCATCCATGTGCTGGTTGAGCTGATGCAGCCACAGCCGGGCGAAGTCATTCAGGATCCTGCGTCGGGCACCGGCGGCTTTCTCATTGCCGCAGACCGTTTCATGCGAGCCCGGACGGATGACTATTTCGACCTTGGCGAGAAGGCCGACTGGCAGAAGCATCATGCCTTCCACGGCATGGAGAATGTGCCCGGCACCCTGCGTCTGCTGCTGATGAATCTCTATCTGCATGATATCGACAGTGAGCATGTGGATCTCGGCGACACCCTATCAGACAAGGGCCAGCGGCTTGGCAAGGCAGACCTGATCCTGACCAACCCTCCGTTTGGTCCGGCAGGCGGAGCACCGACGCGGGACGACCTGACGATCACCGCTTCTGTCTCCTCCTATCAGTTGCCCTTTGTTGAACATTGCATCCGCTCTCTGAAGCCCGGCGGTCGGGCGGCAATTGTCGTGCCTGATAATGTTCTGTTCGAGGATGGACGCGGCAAGGCCTTGCGCCAGATGATGATGGACTGGTGCGATCTGCACACGATCCTGAGGCTCCCCACCGGCATCTTTTATGCGCAAGGGGTGAAGACCAATGTCATCTTCCTCACGCGCGGCAAGAGCGACAGCGGCAACACCGATGAGACTTGGGTCTATGATCTTCGCGCCCAGATGCCCAAATTCGGCAAGACCAATCAACTGACCGAGGCTCATTTCGATGAGTTCATCAAGGCCTTTGGCGGCGATTCGCTTGGCCATGAACGGGGGGCCGATCAGGGCGAAGAAGGCCGCTGGCGCTGTTTCACCCGCGAAGAGATCGCTGCCCGTGGTGACAACCTCGACATTTCCTGGCTGCGTGAAGAAGAAGAGGAAGCCGAAGACGGCCTGACCGAGCCGGAAGACATCGCCGCCTCCATTCTGGAGCATCTGCAAGCCGCCATGATCGAGATAGAAGCCCTCAGCGCAGAACTGGGCGAGAGTGAGCAGGACGCCGAGCCGGAGGGGACACTATGA
- a CDS encoding restriction endonuclease subunit S — MSELPKGWVDAELGELGTWSSGGTPSRKHSEYYGGEIPWVKTGDLKDCILQETPEKITQEGLENSSAKVFPENTLLIAMYGATIGKTAVLGLPAATNQACAAFLSEGTSRNIVPFLWKYTIAKKSDFIAAGQGGAQPNISQAVIKKFTIHLPPLAEQKRIVGKLDALSAKSARARDHFSRIETLTKRYKQAVLSKAFSGELTKDWRTRNRDVANLSLETRSHIDSALMKFRKSRRGARTGTHQIDLDKLSQCPTCWSRGVVGVAADLLVGYAFKSAWFTDAGVKILRGANVAPGNVDWEDVKSVDASLAKEYQRYLLAEGDIVLAMDRPVISTGLKVAKISNKDQHSLLVQRVARLRSYKFISQDYIWWFLNSEQFLNHCQTRSTGSDLPHISGDDISTCPCPLPSITEQTEIVRRIESAFTRIDKLAADAKRALALTDRLDEAILAKAFRGELVPQDPNDEPASALLARIKAERAATPKAKRGRKKG; from the coding sequence ATGAGTGAGCTGCCGAAGGGGTGGGTTGATGCGGAATTGGGGGAACTCGGAACATGGTCAAGCGGAGGAACTCCTTCACGGAAGCACTCAGAGTACTATGGGGGCGAAATTCCATGGGTTAAAACGGGAGACTTGAAAGATTGCATTCTTCAGGAAACTCCTGAAAAGATAACACAAGAAGGATTGGAAAATAGCTCAGCAAAAGTATTTCCTGAGAATACTTTGTTGATTGCAATGTATGGAGCCACGATTGGGAAGACTGCGGTTCTTGGCTTGCCCGCTGCTACTAATCAGGCCTGTGCAGCTTTTTTGTCCGAAGGAACGTCACGAAATATCGTTCCTTTCCTCTGGAAGTACACAATTGCGAAAAAGAGTGACTTCATCGCTGCTGGGCAAGGAGGAGCACAACCGAATATCAGTCAAGCAGTGATTAAGAAGTTTACCATACATCTTCCCCCTCTCGCTGAGCAGAAGCGGATTGTGGGGAAGCTGGATGCATTGAGCGCGAAATCCGCCCGCGCCCGCGACCATTTCTCCCGCATCGAAACCCTCACCAAACGCTACAAACAAGCCGTACTTTCGAAAGCTTTTTCAGGAGAACTGACGAAGGATTGGCGCACTAGAAATCGAGATGTGGCCAATTTGTCTTTGGAAACAAGAAGCCACATAGATTCAGCGTTAATGAAGTTCAGGAAGTCTCGTAGAGGGGCCAGGACAGGCACACACCAAATTGATCTTGATAAACTTTCACAATGTCCAACGTGTTGGTCCCGAGGAGTCGTTGGTGTCGCCGCAGACCTCTTAGTTGGATACGCCTTCAAAAGTGCGTGGTTTACTGATGCTGGTGTGAAGATATTGAGAGGTGCTAATGTTGCTCCCGGAAACGTCGACTGGGAAGATGTTAAGTCCGTCGATGCTTCGCTCGCAAAGGAATACCAACGCTACCTTCTTGCAGAAGGTGATATTGTGTTGGCAATGGACCGCCCTGTTATATCAACGGGTTTGAAAGTAGCCAAAATCTCGAACAAGGATCAACATTCTCTTTTAGTACAACGAGTTGCGAGACTTCGAAGTTACAAGTTCATTTCGCAAGATTACATTTGGTGGTTCCTCAATAGCGAACAGTTTCTGAACCATTGTCAGACACGTTCAACGGGTTCTGACCTTCCGCATATCAGTGGAGATGATATCTCAACCTGCCCATGCCCTCTTCCTAGTATTACCGAACAAACCGAAATCGTCCGCCGTATCGAGAGTGCCTTCACTCGGATCGACAAGCTGGCGGCTGATGCCAAACGGGCACTGGCGCTGACCGACCGGCTGGACGAAGCCATCCTCGCCAAGGCCTTCCGTGGCGAACTCGTGCCGCAAGACCCCAATGACGAACCCGCCTCAGCGCTTCTAGCCCGCATCAAAGCCGAACGCGCCGCCACACCGAAGGCGAAAAGAGGGAGGAAGAAGGGATGA
- a CDS encoding DUF2235 domain-containing protein encodes MPWFVAALFTLLPITAAYWVIVTIKGQVKYFFDDPNYKPKFWNPFDWKALVKHGHFAWWSGKNYDRYIDKEVRFLRHAISIDEARTKFPRVGWGRSEDVLWNSEQGNKDWLRQVWFSGNHSDIGGSYPEEESRLSDISLQWMVDELVTAMPDLKLRRELLYTFPDPCGLQHDERVAVLEKQPAFLRKLSGDRLTWTKTVRNIRGNVDLHTTVIERFALDTVPQMGEVKPYRPPNLREHAEVAHFYQMEPNTEPSS; translated from the coding sequence GTGCCATGGTTTGTCGCCGCACTTTTCACATTGTTGCCAATCACGGCAGCCTATTGGGTGATCGTCACGATTAAGGGACAGGTGAAGTACTTCTTTGATGATCCCAACTATAAGCCGAAATTCTGGAACCCGTTTGACTGGAAAGCGCTCGTGAAGCATGGGCACTTCGCATGGTGGTCGGGCAAAAATTATGACCGCTACATTGACAAGGAAGTGCGTTTTCTTCGTCACGCGATTTCAATCGATGAAGCTCGTACCAAATTCCCTCGTGTCGGTTGGGGCCGATCTGAGGATGTGTTATGGAACTCTGAGCAAGGTAATAAAGATTGGCTTCGCCAAGTATGGTTTTCAGGTAACCACTCCGATATCGGAGGTAGCTACCCGGAAGAAGAGTCCCGGTTATCGGATATTTCACTTCAATGGATGGTCGATGAACTGGTGACTGCCATGCCAGACCTGAAGCTTCGGCGAGAATTGCTCTATACCTTCCCAGATCCATGCGGGCTCCAACATGATGAACGTGTGGCGGTACTTGAAAAACAGCCTGCATTTCTCAGAAAGCTCTCTGGCGATAGATTGACCTGGACCAAGACTGTCAGAAACATACGAGGAAATGTCGATCTGCATACGACGGTGATAGAGCGCTTCGCTCTTGATACTGTACCTCAAATGGGAGAAGTGAAACCATATCGACCGCCCAATCTTCGCGAACATGCCGAAGTGGCTCACTTCTATCAAATGGAGCCTAACACAGAGCCTTCGAGTTGA
- a CDS encoding DUF2235 domain-containing protein — translation MSKTILIFSDGTGQIGGMRPDQRLSNIYKMYRAMRPGPDSPIKPSEQIAFYDAGLGAGETNGITFQRIRNTLSAAVGTGIDQNIIDCYEAIIAQYQPGDRICLFGFSRGAYTVRSLANVLNLCGVPTKSSDGTPVPRHGPKLRKIASDAVRYVYNHGAGHPREKFEDEREKKARRFREKYGSQGVWALTEKGRAMFSRFSSVYLIPLLPWGAARQRSLHLSALRLLWQ, via the coding sequence ATGTCAAAAACAATTTTGATATTCTCTGATGGCACTGGGCAAATCGGGGGGATGAGACCCGACCAAAGATTGTCGAATATCTATAAAATGTACCGGGCAATGCGTCCCGGCCCAGACTCTCCAATAAAGCCATCTGAACAGATCGCATTCTATGATGCCGGGTTGGGGGCTGGAGAAACAAACGGTATCACCTTTCAGCGCATTAGAAACACGCTTTCTGCAGCGGTGGGAACTGGTATCGATCAGAATATTATTGACTGCTACGAAGCCATAATCGCGCAATACCAACCTGGCGACCGGATTTGTTTGTTCGGCTTCAGCCGAGGCGCCTACACCGTTCGATCACTTGCGAACGTTCTCAACCTGTGTGGAGTACCAACAAAGAGTTCAGATGGAACTCCCGTGCCGCGTCATGGACCCAAATTACGCAAAATTGCCTCGGACGCGGTTCGCTATGTTTACAATCATGGAGCAGGGCATCCGAGAGAGAAGTTCGAAGATGAACGAGAAAAAAAGGCAAGGCGGTTTCGAGAGAAATATGGCTCGCAAGGTGTGTGGGCTTTGACGGAGAAGGGCAGGGCAATGTTCAGCCGGTTTTCGTCGGTGTATTTGATACCGTTGCTGCCTTGGGGAGCCGCACGGCAACGATCGCTGCATCTATCGGCTTTGCGGCTCTTGTGGCAATAA
- a CDS encoding alpha/beta hydrolase produces the protein MSSRRNVLKFAGVSAAFLGATSLFNKTEAKASNMTDEWDKTFPKSEKVDHKKVSFKNRYGITLAGDLYVPKDHAGGKLAAIAVSGPFGAVKEQSSGLYAQTMAERGFVTLAFDPSYTGESGGEPRNTASPEINTEDFSAAVDCLGLQPSVDRERIGIIGICGYGGMALNAVAVDKRVKAVVASTMYDMTRVMSKGYNDSVTLEQRTQTLEGLSQQRWRDAENGSPAYGPESLELKGGEPQFVVEYADYYKKPRGFHKRSVNSNGSWSLTTAFPFMNMPILTYIAEISPRPVLFIHGEKAHSRYFSETAYENAAEPKELLIIPGANHTDLYDQVDIIPFDKLQSFFEQHLAA, from the coding sequence ATTTCCAGCAGAAGAAATGTTCTGAAATTTGCAGGCGTCAGCGCGGCATTTCTTGGAGCGACCTCGCTATTCAACAAAACAGAAGCAAAGGCGAGCAATATGACTGATGAATGGGACAAAACATTCCCGAAAAGTGAAAAGGTAGATCACAAGAAAGTCAGCTTTAAGAACCGCTATGGGATTACCCTGGCTGGCGATCTCTATGTGCCGAAAGATCATGCAGGAGGCAAACTTGCAGCCATTGCTGTGAGTGGACCATTCGGGGCTGTCAAAGAGCAATCTTCCGGGCTCTATGCCCAGACCATGGCAGAGCGTGGTTTTGTTACGCTTGCCTTTGATCCTTCCTATACTGGCGAAAGTGGCGGCGAGCCGCGCAACACTGCTTCGCCTGAAATCAATACCGAGGATTTCAGTGCTGCGGTTGATTGTCTTGGCCTGCAGCCCAGCGTGGACAGAGAGCGCATCGGGATCATCGGGATCTGTGGTTATGGTGGCATGGCGCTGAATGCGGTTGCTGTCGACAAGCGCGTGAAAGCTGTTGTGGCGAGCACCATGTATGACATGACCCGTGTTATGTCGAAGGGTTACAATGACAGTGTCACACTGGAACAACGTACGCAGACGCTTGAGGGTCTGAGCCAACAACGTTGGCGTGACGCAGAAAATGGCAGCCCTGCCTATGGTCCGGAGTCTCTCGAATTGAAGGGAGGCGAGCCGCAGTTCGTCGTGGAATATGCGGACTATTATAAAAAGCCTCGCGGTTTTCATAAACGATCGGTCAACTCCAACGGCTCATGGAGCCTGACAACGGCCTTTCCGTTCATGAACATGCCGATCCTGACCTATATTGCGGAAATCTCCCCGCGTCCGGTCTTGTTCATTCATGGTGAGAAAGCCCATTCACGGTATTTCAGTGAAACGGCTTATGAGAATGCAGCAGAACCGAAAGAACTGTTGATCATTCCGGGTGCCAATCACACCGATCTTTACGACCAGGTGGACATCATCCCGTTTGATAAGCTGCAATCCTTCTTTGAGCAGCATTTGGCAGCCTGA
- a CDS encoding LysR family transcriptional regulator, producing MKREDLSDLAVFMVASEETNFTRTAARLRISQSAVSHTIRRLESSIGIKLMNRTSRRVSLTDAGEKLLEALRPGLEQIDDRIEELRSLGDAPKGLVRLTSSKPVARLLLWPVLSKIARDYPEIEIELNLDARLNDLTEDRFDAGIRLGEFVGQDMISVRIGPPVRIAVVASPDYLKKYPAPKHPNDLGAHRCINHRFHPNAAMYEWEFEKDGEEIVTRVSGSFVFNDSDMSIRAAKEGLGIAYVTEDEVMDDIRNGSLHRLLEDWCEPFEGYHLFYSSRRQMSSALRLVIDRLKAQNAS from the coding sequence ATGAAACGAGAAGATCTCAGCGATCTGGCGGTCTTTATGGTCGCGTCGGAAGAAACAAATTTCACACGGACTGCTGCGCGCCTCAGAATTTCTCAATCCGCAGTCAGTCACACAATCAGGCGTCTGGAAAGCTCGATCGGCATCAAGCTGATGAACCGCACGTCCCGACGCGTTTCTCTCACAGACGCTGGAGAAAAGCTGCTAGAGGCTCTGCGGCCGGGTCTGGAACAGATTGACGACAGGATCGAGGAACTGAGATCTCTTGGTGACGCGCCGAAAGGGCTTGTTAGGCTGACATCGAGCAAACCTGTGGCCAGACTCCTGCTTTGGCCGGTTCTCTCAAAAATCGCCCGGGACTATCCCGAAATCGAGATTGAACTCAACCTTGATGCCCGTCTGAATGATCTGACCGAGGATCGGTTCGATGCGGGCATTCGACTTGGAGAATTTGTCGGTCAGGACATGATTTCGGTGCGCATAGGACCGCCTGTTCGTATCGCAGTTGTTGCCTCTCCCGACTATTTGAAGAAATATCCCGCTCCCAAGCATCCAAATGATCTCGGAGCCCATCGCTGCATCAATCATCGGTTCCATCCCAATGCGGCGATGTATGAGTGGGAATTCGAGAAGGATGGAGAAGAAATAGTCACCCGAGTATCTGGATCATTTGTGTTCAACGACAGTGACATGTCGATCAGGGCAGCAAAGGAAGGCCTCGGCATTGCCTATGTAACTGAAGATGAAGTCATGGACGATATTCGCAATGGTTCCCTTCATCGCCTTCTGGAAGACTGGTGCGAACCGTTTGAAGGATACCACCTATTCTATTCCAGCCGCCGCCAGATGAGCTCGGCGTTGAGACTCGTCATTGATCGCCTAAAAGCGCAAAACGCCTCCTGA
- a CDS encoding arabinose transporter, whose protein sequence is MTDQISKAAGVSPAVFRILTPIMTAVLAGFLIIGIALPVLPLHVTDDLGYGAFVVGLVAGAQFIAALISRVWAGAFSDRYGPKAGVITGRITATVAGLLYLLSLALAGTPLMSVIILIVGRAVLGGAESFIITGGVSWGLGRVDDVHAGKVIAWVGTAMFAAMALGGPLGSLLFSSYGFVSIALATALFPLAVLVALIQIPAVPIHPAQSKKSALSVLGSVWLPGLGAAFASIGYCAILTFSSLYYDEQEWHPIWLAFSAFGLTLIFARLVAGHLPDKFGGARIALSFVLVQTLGLLILWLASNAFIASCGAALAGFGYALVYPGLGVEAVRGSSAANRGLAMGLYTVFLDIAMAIGSPALGWIAGWSGLDTVFAVSALIVASTTLIAARLIVRAPE, encoded by the coding sequence ATGACCGATCAAATATCTAAAGCGGCTGGTGTTTCACCGGCTGTATTCCGCATTCTCACGCCGATCATGACTGCAGTGCTTGCAGGCTTCCTGATCATAGGCATTGCCCTGCCGGTGTTGCCCCTGCATGTGACCGATGATCTTGGGTATGGAGCCTTTGTGGTCGGTCTGGTCGCCGGGGCCCAGTTTATCGCCGCGCTGATTTCCCGCGTCTGGGCAGGTGCCTTCTCCGACAGATACGGCCCCAAGGCCGGCGTCATTACCGGACGTATAACAGCCACTGTGGCGGGGCTGCTCTATCTTCTGTCGCTCGCTCTGGCAGGCACACCACTCATGTCGGTCATCATTCTGATTGTTGGCCGCGCTGTTCTTGGCGGCGCCGAAAGCTTTATTATCACCGGAGGAGTGAGCTGGGGGTTGGGCCGGGTCGATGATGTTCACGCTGGCAAGGTAATAGCATGGGTCGGCACGGCCATGTTTGCAGCCATGGCGCTTGGGGGGCCGTTGGGTAGCCTTTTGTTCTCGTCCTATGGCTTTGTATCCATAGCTCTCGCCACAGCCCTCTTTCCGCTTGCGGTTCTCGTGGCCCTGATCCAAATTCCAGCGGTGCCAATACATCCGGCACAGTCCAAAAAGTCAGCCCTGTCAGTTTTAGGTTCTGTTTGGCTTCCCGGCTTGGGTGCGGCTTTTGCCAGCATTGGCTATTGCGCGATTTTGACCTTCAGTTCGCTATACTATGATGAGCAGGAGTGGCACCCCATCTGGCTGGCATTTTCCGCCTTTGGCCTGACCCTGATTTTTGCAAGGCTTGTTGCAGGTCATTTGCCCGACAAATTCGGCGGGGCGCGAATTGCGCTTTCCTTCGTGCTTGTTCAAACCCTTGGATTGCTCATTCTTTGGTTGGCATCAAATGCCTTCATTGCCTCTTGCGGGGCCGCACTGGCAGGCTTCGGATATGCGCTTGTCTATCCCGGATTGGGTGTGGAAGCGGTTCGCGGCTCGTCTGCCGCCAATAGAGGGCTGGCGATGGGGCTCTACACTGTGTTTCTTGACATTGCCATGGCGATAGGCAGCCCGGCCTTGGGATGGATCGCCGGATGGTCGGGTCTCGACACAGTCTTTGCAGTAAGCGCCCTCATCGTGGCCTCTACTACATTGATCGCAGCTCGCCTGATTGTCCGCGCCCCGGAATGA
- a CDS encoding LysR family transcriptional regulator yields MSGESLNDLAAFMVVAHEKNFTKAAKRLGVSQSALSQTIRALEARLGLRLLNRTTRRVAPTEAGERLLRNIGPRIEEIQHELMMLGDLKEKPSGVIRLTATEFAAESILFPAVSKLVQQYPDIKVEIVTDYGLTDIVTERFDAGVRPGETIDKDMIAVRIGPQMRMAVAGSPDYFERHSIPLKPQDLMHHKCINLRLSGHGGLYAWEFEKEGRELSVRVDGQLVFNTGSLILKAAQNGLGLAYLPQAQLAPLIESGKLVHVLTDWCEPFSGYHLYYPSRRQPTPAFSLLVEALRYRSK; encoded by the coding sequence ATGTCTGGAGAGAGTCTCAATGATCTGGCGGCGTTCATGGTTGTCGCTCATGAGAAAAATTTTACCAAAGCAGCCAAGCGGTTGGGTGTGTCACAGTCTGCGTTGAGCCAGACAATTCGCGCTTTGGAAGCGCGTTTGGGATTGAGATTGCTCAACAGGACGACACGCAGGGTAGCCCCGACAGAGGCAGGTGAACGCCTTCTGCGCAATATTGGCCCTCGCATTGAGGAAATTCAGCACGAACTGATGATGCTTGGTGATCTGAAGGAAAAGCCATCAGGTGTCATTCGCCTTACCGCCACAGAATTTGCAGCGGAGTCGATCCTGTTTCCGGCAGTCTCAAAGCTGGTACAGCAATATCCTGATATCAAAGTGGAAATCGTGACCGATTACGGTCTGACCGATATTGTCACCGAACGGTTTGACGCGGGTGTCCGGCCGGGAGAAACGATTGACAAGGACATGATAGCTGTGCGCATCGGGCCTCAAATGCGCATGGCCGTAGCAGGCTCCCCCGATTATTTTGAAAGGCACTCAATTCCTCTAAAGCCGCAAGACCTTATGCACCATAAATGCATCAATCTGCGTCTTTCCGGACATGGCGGCCTTTATGCATGGGAGTTTGAAAAAGAAGGTCGAGAACTCAGTGTAAGAGTGGATGGACAGCTTGTTTTCAATACCGGCAGTCTCATTCTGAAAGCGGCCCAGAATGGTCTGGGACTGGCCTATCTGCCCCAAGCCCAGCTAGCGCCTTTGATTGAAAGTGGCAAACTGGTTCATGTCCTGACTGACTGGTGCGAACCATTTTCGGGATACCATCTCTATTATCCCAGCCGCCGCCAACCAACACCCGCCTTCTCTCTTTTGGTAGAGGCATTGAGATACCGTTCAAAGTGA
- a CDS encoding SDR family NAD(P)-dependent oxidoreductase, producing MDGRAVADQQILEGRRILITGANKGLGFETAKALAALGAEIILAVRDPAKGEAAASQIGRKTRIVMLDLAVLSSPFMAQSCARAALNPVFAATHDLPGGSYVGPDGPGERKGLPCLAARRRAASDPVATQRLWALSEEMTGVSFPL from the coding sequence ATGGACGGCCGTGCAGTTGCGGACCAGCAGATTCTTGAAGGCCGGCGAATTCTGATCACCGGGGCCAACAAGGGGCTGGGGTTTGAGACTGCAAAAGCCCTTGCTGCCTTGGGGGCGGAAATCATCCTTGCGGTGCGTGATCCTGCCAAAGGCGAGGCCGCAGCCTCCCAGATAGGCCGGAAAACACGCATCGTCATGCTCGATCTGGCCGTCCTGTCTTCCCCCTTCATGGCGCAAAGCTGCGCCCGCGCCGCGCTCAACCCTGTCTTTGCGGCGACGCATGACTTGCCGGGTGGGAGTTATGTCGGGCCTGATGGTCCGGGCGAACGCAAGGGCCTGCCGTGTCTCGCAGCAAGACGCCGGGCTGCCAGCGATCCGGTTGCTACGCAAAGACTCTGGGCCTTGTCCGAAGAGATGACGGGTGTTTCTTTTCCTCTCTAG
- a CDS encoding NAD-dependent epimerase/dehydratase family protein, whose translation MVLSNIHAKENAHMNDASPRETVLVTGGSGFVAGWTIFRLLETGYDVKTSLRSLSRQDEIIASIARMGGDVNRLCFAKADLSADEGWQEAVEGCAYVIHTASPISQNAANGNDLVGPARDGSLRILRAAASAGVRRVVQTSSLNAAQLPASGPKAYVTDETRWTDTDDRGVGEYQRSKTLAERAAWDFIEQDTSGMTLTTILPGMIIGPVMTDSVHGSVELIDRMLSGRMPLIPRLGYIMSDVRDLVEIHLKAMTCPAAANQRFAAAGDFLWLTEVAGILREHYGERIKSIPSRTLPDFVVHIAALFQREAKFIEPMLGQRIEADIGKAERLLGWRPRSSRQAVLDCAESLLSMKKAQAR comes from the coding sequence ATGGTTCTTTCCAATATTCATGCAAAAGAGAATGCGCACATGAATGACGCCTCGCCCCGAGAGACCGTGCTGGTAACAGGAGGGTCCGGCTTTGTTGCGGGCTGGACAATTTTCCGCCTGCTCGAGACAGGATATGATGTGAAGACATCGTTGCGTTCGCTTTCAAGACAGGATGAAATCATCGCCTCGATTGCAAGAATGGGCGGCGATGTGAACCGGCTATGCTTTGCGAAGGCGGACCTGTCGGCGGATGAGGGTTGGCAGGAAGCGGTTGAAGGCTGTGCCTATGTCATTCACACCGCGTCTCCCATCAGCCAGAATGCGGCCAATGGCAACGATCTGGTGGGGCCGGCCCGCGATGGCTCCTTGCGCATATTGAGGGCAGCCGCTTCAGCAGGAGTGCGCCGTGTGGTTCAGACCTCTTCGCTCAACGCAGCCCAACTGCCAGCCTCTGGCCCCAAAGCCTATGTGACCGATGAAACACGCTGGACAGACACAGATGATCGGGGCGTCGGAGAATATCAGCGCTCAAAGACGCTGGCCGAGCGAGCGGCATGGGATTTTATCGAGCAGGACACATCCGGCATGACACTGACCACGATTCTGCCGGGCATGATAATCGGCCCTGTTATGACAGACAGCGTGCATGGCTCGGTTGAACTGATAGATCGCATGCTCTCGGGCCGCATGCCTTTGATACCCCGCCTGGGCTATATCATGTCTGATGTGCGTGATCTGGTGGAGATTCATCTGAAAGCCATGACCTGTCCGGCGGCGGCCAACCAGCGCTTTGCGGCTGCAGGCGATTTCCTCTGGCTGACCGAGGTCGCCGGGATATTGCGGGAGCATTATGGCGAGAGGATCAAATCCATTCCCTCCCGTACCTTGCCTGATTTTGTCGTCCATATCGCAGCCCTGTTCCAGCGGGAAGCGAAGTTCATCGAACCGATGCTGGGCCAGCGCATCGAGGCTGATATTGGCAAGGCCGAGCGGCTGCTGGGTTGGCGGCCGCGCTCTTCGCGCCAGGCTGTGCTGGATTGTGCCGAAAGTCTCCTCTCCATGAAGAAGGCTCAGGCCCGATGA
- a CDS encoding MarR family transcriptional regulator encodes MERDTEILAVSKALKGVIFEIAAANEAAVRSQNLKDTDYRCLMFLVETGGQSSPKDLIQHLGVTSGAVTGILDRLERQGYLARSPNPDDRRGTLVTLDARKGAGFVTAFSAMQSGFDDCIRDMTAQDLKTVSRFLDYIATLARQAKQSIEQEG; translated from the coding sequence ATGGAACGTGACACGGAAATATTGGCGGTTTCGAAGGCCCTCAAGGGCGTGATCTTCGAAATTGCTGCGGCCAATGAAGCCGCAGTGCGAAGCCAAAATCTCAAGGATACGGATTATCGATGTCTGATGTTTCTGGTTGAGACCGGTGGGCAGTCCAGTCCCAAGGATCTGATCCAGCATCTTGGGGTAACCTCTGGTGCGGTAACTGGCATTCTCGACCGGCTGGAACGCCAGGGCTATCTGGCTCGTTCACCAAATCCTGACGACAGGCGCGGTACCCTTGTGACGCTTGATGCCCGGAAAGGAGCGGGGTTTGTAACGGCTTTCTCTGCCATGCAGTCCGGTTTTGACGACTGCATTCGCGACATGACCGCGCAGGACCTCAAAACGGTATCCCGCTTTCTTGACTATATCGCCACCCTCGCCCGTCAGGCCAAGCAGTCGATCGAACAAGAGGGATGA